A single window of Anaerocolumna chitinilytica DNA harbors:
- the udk gene encoding uridine kinase, whose amino-acid sequence MKNIVVIGVAGGSASGKTTVVNRLQSICDDRVVLLSHDYYYKPFSELSPEERTKINYDHPDAFDTELLIEDIKKLKQGIPIDRPVYSYIENTRLEETIRVNPSKVIIIDGFMIFENEKLRDLMDIKVFVDTDADERLIRRIKRDVNERGRTLDSVINQYTETVKPMHELFVEPYKKFADIIIPRGGLNDIAIDMLVHRIEAIAKEDIE is encoded by the coding sequence ATGAAGAATATTGTAGTTATCGGTGTTGCAGGAGGTTCAGCTTCCGGTAAAACAACCGTTGTTAACCGGTTGCAGAGTATCTGTGATGACCGTGTTGTATTACTTAGCCATGATTATTATTATAAGCCATTTTCAGAGCTGTCTCCGGAGGAAAGAACAAAGATTAATTATGACCATCCCGATGCTTTTGATACAGAGCTTTTAATTGAAGATATCAAGAAACTGAAACAAGGAATACCTATTGACAGGCCGGTGTACTCCTATATTGAAAACACAAGGTTGGAAGAGACAATCCGGGTTAATCCCTCCAAAGTAATAATTATAGATGGGTTTATGATATTCGAGAATGAGAAGCTCAGGGATTTAATGGATATCAAGGTTTTTGTAGATACGGATGCCGACGAAAGGCTGATAAGAAGGATTAAGAGGGATGTAAACGAAAGAGGAAGAACTCTTGATTCTGTTATAAATCAATATACAGAAACAGTAAAGCCTATGCATGAGTTATTTGTAGAACCCTATAAAAAGTTTGCTGATATCATCATCCCACGAGGCGGTCTTAACGATATTGCAATTGATATGCTGGTACACCGAATTGAAGCCATTGCAAAAGAAGATATCGAATGA
- a CDS encoding histidine phosphatase family protein: MKLIIIRHGDPDYSIDSLTEKGWREADLLSKRIAALKVKDFYVSPLGRAKDTASVTLNKMQREAKILPWLREFEAPIIDEHTGEKRIPWDWLPEEWTKVEEYYDRNLWHKQEVMQEGHIYEEACRVYTGLDDLLKEHGYERDGRIYHAVKANTDTVVLFCHFGVECVMLAHLLGISPMILWHSFCAAPTSVTTLITEERREGKASFRMSAFGDISHLYADGEEPAFAARFCETYDNMNERHD; this comes from the coding sequence ATGAAACTGATAATTATACGGCATGGTGATCCGGACTATTCCATTGATTCCCTTACGGAAAAAGGTTGGAGAGAAGCAGACCTTCTGTCCAAGCGTATAGCAGCTCTGAAAGTCAAAGATTTTTATGTATCACCTTTAGGAAGAGCAAAGGATACAGCATCAGTTACTTTGAATAAAATGCAGCGTGAAGCAAAGATACTTCCCTGGTTAAGGGAATTTGAAGCACCGATAATAGACGAACATACCGGTGAGAAGCGGATACCCTGGGATTGGCTGCCGGAGGAATGGACAAAGGTCGAGGAGTATTATGACAGGAACTTATGGCATAAACAAGAGGTAATGCAGGAAGGGCATATATATGAGGAAGCTTGCAGAGTCTATACAGGGCTTGATGATTTATTAAAAGAACATGGCTATGAACGGGATGGAAGAATTTATCATGCTGTTAAGGCAAATACGGATACAGTTGTTTTATTCTGTCATTTTGGAGTTGAATGTGTAATGCTGGCACACTTATTGGGAATCTCTCCTATGATTTTATGGCATTCCTTTTGTGCCGCACCCACCTCAGTAACTACACTGATTACAGAAGAGCGCAGAGAAGGAAAGGCAAGTTTTCGAATGAGTGCTTTTGGTGATATTTCACATCTGTATGCGGACGGTGAGGAACCAGCCTTTGCAGCAAGATTCTGTGAAACCTATGATAATATGAATGAAAGACATGACTAG
- a CDS encoding EFR1 family ferrodoxin (N-terminal region resembles flavodoxins. C-terminal ferrodoxin region binds two 4Fe-4S clusters.), giving the protein MSTHIYYYSGTGNSLFAARKLAEEVSDCSVFPMLTYKRADSMETEVQVIGFVFPVYAFSLPKPVEAFLKEVYLPKDVFLFAVATRGGSSCQVFEEIDRILEKKGIKLNARFFLDMPNNYLTMFTPPAEVEANKILDVAETRLRDISKFISRREDSKEKDPHESYFEKNILFPILSRVYKKTNYFGMEKKFCTDSKCTGCSLCSKLCLSGKIHMEEGIPVWNQQINCYHCLSCIHYCPAQAIQLKDTKTNKIGRYHNPYITFEDIILQKLRD; this is encoded by the coding sequence ATGAGTACTCATATTTATTATTATTCAGGGACGGGGAATTCGCTTTTTGCAGCCAGAAAATTGGCTGAGGAGGTAAGTGATTGCAGTGTTTTTCCGATGCTCACCTACAAGCGGGCAGATAGCATGGAGACAGAAGTCCAAGTTATTGGATTTGTCTTTCCGGTATATGCTTTTTCTCTCCCCAAACCTGTGGAAGCGTTTCTAAAAGAAGTATATTTACCAAAAGATGTCTTTCTCTTTGCTGTAGCTACAAGAGGGGGTTCTTCATGTCAGGTATTTGAGGAGATAGACAGGATTTTAGAGAAGAAAGGAATCAAGTTAAATGCCAGGTTTTTTCTGGATATGCCGAATAACTATCTAACTATGTTTACGCCGCCTGCTGAAGTAGAGGCAAATAAAATATTAGATGTTGCTGAGACAAGATTAAGGGATATTTCAAAGTTTATCAGTCGTCGCGAAGACAGTAAAGAAAAAGATCCGCATGAATCTTATTTTGAAAAGAATATACTGTTTCCGATATTGTCCAGAGTATATAAGAAAACCAATTATTTTGGAATGGAGAAAAAATTTTGTACGGACAGTAAGTGTACAGGATGTTCCTTATGCAGTAAATTATGTCTTTCAGGGAAGATACATATGGAAGAAGGCATTCCTGTGTGGAATCAGCAGATAAACTGCTATCACTGTCTTTCATGTATACATTACTGCCCTGCACAGGCTATTCAGCTTAAAGACACTAAAACAAATAAAATTGGGAGGTATCATAATCCCTACATTACTTTTGAAGATATTATATTACAAAAATTAAGGGATTGA
- a CDS encoding metal-dependent transcriptional regulator, which translates to MQIKESAENYLEMILILKERVGKVRSVDIATEMGFTKPSVSVAMKKLRENGFIQVDENGYITLEEEGYKVAAQIYDRHKTLTELLISIGVNSETAAEDACKIEHVISTESYECIKKCFKK; encoded by the coding sequence ATGCAAATAAAAGAATCCGCAGAAAACTATCTAGAGATGATACTAATTTTAAAAGAAAGAGTCGGCAAGGTCCGTTCGGTTGATATTGCTACAGAGATGGGATTTACAAAGCCAAGTGTCAGCGTTGCTATGAAAAAGTTAAGGGAAAATGGTTTTATCCAGGTGGATGAGAACGGATATATTACTCTGGAAGAAGAAGGATATAAAGTAGCTGCTCAAATCTATGACCGCCATAAAACACTAACGGAATTGCTAATCTCTATCGGTGTCAATAGTGAGACAGCCGCTGAAGATGCCTGTAAGATAGAACATGTAATCAGCACTGAGAGTTACGAATGTATCAAAAAATGTTTCAAGAAATAA
- a CDS encoding GNAT family N-acetyltransferase, whose protein sequence is MIRYRMLKQNDEEKKEYHRMRHTLWPKHDEADLYEEMLKIAGGTPFYKNELSWTVFVAEREDGRLGGFIEITLYPSLSFCSTSPVAYIEGWFVDDDLRRCGVGKALVETAINWAAENGCTEMASDVELGNLISQLAHQALGFREDHKDNVCIYYKRSIVKSKIKITLVIPKKGEDLKEMEKFLKQEEADIYIFPEGFLETEQLTEALQLIKETGRYVITGLKDTRTENSYQTALIIDKGIIVGDYRKNILTQGEKAKGRVPGESIYCLDTKYGKIGIPICYEIHFPEVPRVMALEAPFMLVNLIGTGMYHEQQYDQWTTLAKARAIENEVYVLGCSHYAGEIPLAFAFSPKGELLVQNKKQYGSISLHIDRKESYIREISYHLDRLPDRFVKLCE, encoded by the coding sequence ATGATAAGATATAGAATGCTGAAGCAGAATGACGAAGAAAAAAAGGAATATCACAGAATGCGGCATACCTTATGGCCAAAGCATGATGAAGCGGATTTGTACGAAGAAATGCTGAAAATAGCAGGAGGAACACCTTTTTATAAAAATGAATTGTCCTGGACCGTATTTGTTGCTGAAAGAGAAGACGGAAGGTTGGGAGGATTTATAGAAATTACCCTTTATCCTTCTCTATCCTTTTGCAGCACATCCCCGGTAGCGTATATCGAAGGCTGGTTTGTTGATGATGACCTGCGCAGGTGCGGAGTTGGAAAAGCATTAGTTGAAACCGCAATAAATTGGGCTGCTGAAAACGGATGTACTGAAATGGCTAGTGATGTAGAACTGGGAAACTTGATTAGCCAGCTTGCACATCAGGCGCTGGGATTTAGAGAAGATCATAAAGACAATGTTTGTATATATTATAAGAGAAGTATAGTTAAGTCAAAAATTAAGATAACCCTTGTCATACCCAAAAAAGGGGAAGATTTGAAGGAAATGGAAAAGTTCTTAAAACAAGAAGAAGCGGATATTTATATATTTCCTGAAGGCTTTTTGGAGACAGAGCAATTAACAGAGGCACTTCAATTGATAAAAGAAACCGGCAGATATGTAATAACCGGTTTAAAAGACACCAGAACAGAGAATTCCTACCAGACGGCACTGATTATTGATAAAGGGATTATAGTAGGGGATTACAGAAAGAACATCCTGACACAAGGAGAGAAGGCAAAGGGAAGAGTACCTGGAGAGAGCATCTATTGTCTGGATACAAAATATGGAAAAATCGGTATTCCAATCTGTTATGAGATACACTTCCCGGAAGTACCAAGAGTAATGGCTTTAGAAGCTCCCTTTATGTTAGTAAATCTGATCGGTACAGGGATGTATCATGAACAGCAGTATGATCAATGGACGACGTTGGCAAAAGCAAGAGCAATTGAAAATGAGGTCTATGTTCTTGGCTGTTCTCATTATGCCGGTGAAATCCCTCTGGCATTTGCTTTTTCACCAAAAGGTGAATTGCTTGTACAAAATAAGAAGCAATATGGCAGTATTAGTTTACATATTGATAGGAAGGAAAGCTATATAAGAGAAATATCCTATCATTTGGACCGTTTACCGGATCGTTTTGTAAAGCTTTGTGAATAA